The Esox lucius isolate fEsoLuc1 chromosome 20, fEsoLuc1.pri, whole genome shotgun sequence region TCACCATTAATAATAAGCGTGGAATCAATTGTGAAATCAAATAGTTATTGAGGTATACCTAGCAACCTGGATGTATTAATGTTTAACTAGCAACCACCTGGgggtttttgtgaaatgtgaagGAGATATAAGGGTAGGTGATGAGACAACTGCCAGAGGTTTTTTTCCTTCTGTATTTTAGGGCAGCTAAATATAGCTCTAGTTGTGTGGAATAGTACTGCGCCTGAACTTCTTTAAAACTTCTTTTTACAGTTCAAATTCTATTCAGTGTTTTAGGAATGCATCTGTTGTAACACAACTTGTTAAATGGGACTTCCTTTTTCTGATAAtattacagttaaaatgtattctaacaCAGTTCCTCTCGAGGGAAGTGTGCCTCTATAACAGTTCAAATTCTATTCAGTGTTTTAGGAATGTGTCTGTTTTAACACAACTTGTTAGATGGGACTACCTTTTTCTGATAAtattacagttaaaatgtattctaacaCAATTCCTCTTGAGGGAGGTGTGCCTCTACAACATACTCAGTCAATTGTGTTTTTGTGGTACAGCATATGCTCAAAGCTTAATTATAGGAAGTTGTACtaagaatgtattttgatcttcTCCTGTTGCGAGTAGCCTTTTTTAGTATATACATTGGTTTTAAATAAATCCCTAATGAAATGCttattgctttattttgctGTGTATGCCTGTTACTAGTATATTGCTGTAGAGAGGGTTAAGAAACCTAAAGCTAAATCATTATTGTTAAATAGCTCAAACCCCATGGAAATGCAGAAGAAATAAGTTGAAATAGTCCTACTCTCATTGTATTATCACAAGACCCTTAAGACAAAATGGCAACAGACTGTGGGGAAACTAAATTGCTGATCAATAGtatcttattttattatttttattgcagCTCAGGTAAGATGAAGAGAAGGCCTtggtttctttctctcctctatgTGTGGCTGACTGGTTGAAGTGGAGGCCAGGGAGAGTTGTTGACAAATATTTCTGCATCTATTGACCTTAGCCTCTTGACATTTCAGATTAGAGCCTAAAACAGCACTGACACAGTTGAAGGATAAACATTCACATGGCCAAAGCCTGGCTCATCGCTGTACACAAATCAGTTGCAGATATTAATAgatttttctgatttatcaataAGAGGTCTCTTTTATCCAGAATTACTTAAATTAGTTATTGCATAGGATTTTATTTCCTATagtattttaattgtattggaaaaaacatttagtgGACATTTAATGCTGCAAACACTATAATGACTCCACATACAGTATGCAATAACATTCATTTTGATCACAAAGTGGAAATAAAATAGgtgaatattttgttaatcaCAGCGTCTTGTTAGAATTGTTGTCATTAATTGTCACAAGTGGGTGCACATCTTAATTTGTGATATGTTTGCTGTTGCTTTGTTACTAATTAattctgtctgtatttctcaTTCAAACACCCACAtggaaaaacacacagcctCTGAGTGCTACCCGTGAGAGTACAAGTGTTGAattttcaaatacaaataacaAGATGTCTCAACCCGCTAAGGGAAAAAAATTGTTGAGAAAACTGAGCTAACTTGTGATTTCCAACGTAAACATTGCACTAACCACTGTCCAAGACCAGTGTCAAAGCGCTCCCTTAATGTGTTCAAAACGAGTCACAACAGTCAGGCCACCATGTAAttgcatacagtacatacagctACTTTGggttaacatttttatattttgctaAAACTTTTGACAGACTGAGTACAATTTCCTCTTAGTTGCCATGCTTTCTGTTGTGCTCATATGTTTTCGTAGATTGCATGGTCTCCACCAACACACATGTATAGGCTGTCATCTTCAACCTATGGGAAACAGTCAGAGATATCATCATGATCAACAACTACAAAAAAGCTACACCTCCAAATGGTGGTCATCAACAAGCAATTAGGgtgacacattttaaaaatactaaatatgGTATAAATGCAATCGAACATTATTTAGAGCAATGTGGAGAGTTTTTTAATTTGAGGGTTGGAGTCAGTTCCATGTCAAAGGCTTAATTCATCTGGCCATCAGACTGCTGAATTTGAAAAATCAGCCACCTAGCTGGTACTCCATTTTGCTGCCCCTAAtgggatctcacacacacattggcgGAAGCAAACACACAGCTTAGATTCACGCAACTCTCTCTGACTCCTGTAATGACATACACATTATTCTCttcgtccagttcttggtaatgtctctgttgtgccatattttctccacttgatgatgactgtcttcactgtgttccatggtatatctaatgctttggaaattattttgtacccttctcctgactgatatctttcaacagtgagatccctctgatgctttggaagctctctgcgaaccatggcttttgctctgtgatgcaactaagaaaatgtcctACTTGAACAGCtgaatttaatttgtaattaaacagagtcactttaaatgatggcaggtgtgtaatgacttctatttaacatgagtttgaatgtgattggttaattatgaacacagacacacccccagttataagagggtgtgcacacttatgcaaccaggttattgtaaggttatatatatatatatatatatatacacacacacacacacacacacacacacacagagtatctcacaaaagtgtgcacagccccaaaacaccactgctctagaggagatctgcatggaggaatggagaaaaCCTTGTGTTTTCTCCATTCTttagtgtgtgaaaaccttgtgaagacttacagaaaacatttgacctctgtcattgccaacaaagggtatataacaaagtattgagatgaacttttgttattgaccgaatacttattttaccgaggaatttaccaatgaattcttaaaaaatcctacaatgtgattttctggagaaatAAAATcccattttgtctctcatagttgaagtgtacctatgatgaaaattacaggcctctctcatctttttaagtgggagaacatgcacaattggtggctgactaaatacttttttgccccactgtataacagtgtaaatttgctgtcccctcaaaataactcaacaaacagcgattcatgtctaaaccgctggcaacaaaagtgagtacacccctaagtcaaaatgtccaaattaggcccaaagtgtcaatattttgtgtggccaccagcgcttgacattaacttttttgctcaccagccactgtggctagtggttttccaaagttaccagccactcagcattttcactagccaccattttgttgttagGGAATTATGTTTTACTTGATAAAATCTGACTATGGTGTGCTAAATcttagcctgtcttgttcactggttcagtcactattaggcaaatgtggtaccccactctaccggacacccctctgtgaaacactttatataatgtggctacacacttgaaaaatactattatagtgttaaaccTGGCCTGTTGTCCAGGTCCACTTGAGCAACTAATGGATGCTACAATGTCCTCCTTAATATCAatcaaaatatgcaagcaatatatttattcttaacataacctagaacatgttatttaaaaagtttGTTAGCTCTACTAGGCTCTACTGCTGTCGCTGATCCGGCATCTTCaagtacatatatttatattgttaataacttaaatatgttaattatatatttttttactctatatatctctctttaaaaacaaatctgtaattttaggcttttttttttatggggattagatgtagtttgaggttattaagttttaatgaaaacattttgccatgccaacacacagaggcggtgcgagattttgggaaggctatcgcctttgagttttgaattcaggaaaaaccctgtgtatagatatagtatagaatgccacccgccaaagtggctagtaagagtgactgtGTTACACGCCACAGCCAAATTCTACCCGCATTTGGCGAGTAGGCGGGTGCCAATCTCAAGCCAggtgcactcactactttacattgtagcaaagtgtcatttcttcagtgttgtcacatgaaaagatataatcaaatatttacaaaaatgtgaggggtgtactcacttttgtgagatactgtatatatacaacCTTTCAAAGGTCTGGGGTCACTTCcagtggcacattgtgtttgctaatccaagtttatcatttcaaaaggaTAATTGATCAATAGAAAACCTGTTAGAGGCAATTTAGTTGaacatttttgtgctggatAAAGAAGCAATAGAACTCCTTTAGACAGCAACTACTCTCCCCATACACTTTCTCCTATTTTCAACTATTGCCTAGCTATGTGTATGCCCAATACATTTGACTTTCAACAACTCTTATTTGAATGTGTATTTTTagacaaatgtgtgtttttaggCACAAGATCTTCACAATTGCAATGAAATAGTAGGCCTACAGTACGTACCTCCATGTTGCCATATAGGTGATCATTGGTGTAGTAGTTTGTTATTTCACTGGTGATGTGTTTTGGCTCATTCCTGTGGATAGAGATAGTCATATCGGATGCACTCTCTTTAGTGGATATGATACAAACATGAATGTTTGCATTTGGTCTTTAGTTAATGAACTATGACCCCAGAAAGAACAGCCTGTAAAAAAATACCTTAATGGTGCGGGATCAGAGGAAGCCCCCATGACTACATCAGTGTCCTTCAAAATGGTGATTGTCTGGTCATTACGTCTTCGCCCACTGGTGGTGAAAACAAAGACAAGTTaataacaaacatttggccATCTCTATGAGAAATCCTGGATTTCAAAAAATGAAAGCGTAACCTACCACTTCTTTAGCAATAGGCAAGAGGTCATGGGTATTAGTATTAATACCACCACAAATACTCCGACTGCAGTTGAAACATACTGCATCAGCATCTTATCTGTCCAAAAGCACATACTTATTTAAATGTCCTCATAAAAAATCTACTTGCTGTCCAAAtatgccccccaccccaccacacacacacacaacttttcCTCTTACAATTTGTTGGCATGGAACATGACAAGGTGGCATTTCCgtatgtgttgctggcattgcATTGGACCGTATCAAAGAAATCGAATGTCCTCTGTAGGGTCACAATGGTAAGTGATCCATGCCTCTCCACCTTTGTACTGGGTAGGGGTCTGCCTggaagagaccattgcaccatGCCAGGGGGCTCCCAATCCACAATACACAGGCAGGTTATTATGGAGAAGTCTGCTGTGCAGGCAGAGCCTACTCTGATCTCAGGTCGGTCTGGAAAGACAAGAACATGTAATGCAACTTCCTGAAGAGGACTTTTCCTTTATCTTCATATTATGAACCTGGGACATGTTCCTTAATGACAGAAGGGCTGTATCTACGTACACTCTACATGAACCTTTAGTGAACTGGACTGACCTTGCCCCTCTGTGTTGATGGCAGTGCAGTATAGGGCTTCAGTTAGTCTGGTCACTCTCTCAAGTTTGATGGTGGACCTCCTGGAAGGAAGAGGCCCTTTACTGTTGTGCCAGCGGAAGCTGTGGGGAGCAGGGTTACTATTACTGGAGCATTTCAGCTCTACAGATGTTCCCTCCTTCACATTGGAAGCAACCTCTACCTTCACATCCACGGGGGCATCTAAGAATAATATAATTAAGAACGCTATTACTATATAATGAACATCTTAGGACAGCTTCAGTATTAATAATTTTGGACAATTACATGTcgttaatttttttatttattcaaatattgTTGTTCTTTACACCAATGTGGTCCACTGACATTTGATGTTGAGTGTCTTGGAGCTGTTCACTTTCTTCCCTCCTCTATACTCTGCGGTACAAACCAGAGCCTTGTTATCTTTCATAGTGGAGGTAAAGGTCAGGGATGATGTCAACTCCCACTGGCCATTAACCAATTGCTGTGATTGGATGCTTGGTGTTCTGGTGTGGCTCCAGGTAAGGAGAGGGGGTTCAGATGGGCAGGTGTAAAATACAGAGCAGGAGGCAGATACCACCCCCCCAACTTTAACCTCTTCCTTCACTGACAGAGAGGGGGAATCTGGAGAGCCTGGAAAAATTCATTACAGCATACAGTATACTGCATATCAGTAATACAGACATTGTTTTCTCAAACAATCATGTTTCTTTATGGTGTAAGAATCTGTTCGTTTTACAAATATAACCCCGCAAAAATAGCTTGAATTCACTCTCATCAGAAAACATTTGCTACTTTGTACTTACTGCTTACTGCAATGGAGACTTTGGCATGTATGTAGGAATACTTGTTAAGGTCTTCCATTTCAATCCGGAAAAAAAAGGGTCCTTTGTCACTGAGATGCAGGGGGGTAATTCTGAGGGAGCAGTTCTTCTGCCAGAGGTCTCCCACAAGCGTTGTACGACCCCTGTAACCTTTGAAGATTCTGGAGCTATCTGGGTGGTACACAACCTCATGGCTGTCTTTGAGCCAGACGCCAGTAAATCTGGAGGGCTTTGGCTTTGGTTCTGGGTAGTTAAATGAGCAGGGAATTATAATGCATGAGCCCTGCAAGCCAGACACTGAGCTGGGCACCTTAGCAGTCCATGATGAGGCATCAACTCCCATCACTAAAACAGTAGTGGGGAAAATGTTAGTATTGGGGGGTGGACACGGTCAACAAATATCAGTAGtgtgaacaatgacaaatattcTTTCTTTGCCTTTTAATTGAAAAGCgataaaatacagctctggaagaaattaagagactgctgcaccttttcctttcctttccaaaaaagttgaaacggaaagttttgagtgaggaacagaagggttaaaatgaagagaccactgcaaattgaatgcttctgttcctcactcaaaaccttccttttcaacttttttggaaaagaaagaaaaaggtgcaatggtctcttactttttccAAAGCTGTGCATGTAAAAGCTTACAAGCATTTCTTGAATGTACACATTTTGCTTGCCTTTTTTACCCTCAccata contains the following coding sequences:
- the LOC105019152 gene encoding myelin-associated glycoprotein isoform X1 — translated: MFLIFSGLDREKGMGSELPQRYFIYSIWLGVMGVDASSWTAKVPSSVSGLQGSCIIIPCSFNYPEPKPKPSRFTGVWLKDSHEVVYHPDSSRIFKGYRGRTTLVGDLWQKNCSLRITPLHLSDKGPFFFRIEMEDLNKYSYIHAKVSIAVSSSPDSPSLSVKEEVKVGGVVSASCSVFYTCPSEPPLLTWSHTRTPSIQSQQLVNGQWELTSSLTFTSTMKDNKALVCTAEYRGGKKVNSSKTLNIKYAPVDVKVEVASNVKEGTSVELKCSSNSNPAPHSFRWHNSKGPLPSRRSTIKLERVTRLTEALYCTAINTEGQGQSSSLKVHVEYRPEIRVGSACTADFSIITCLCIVDWEPPGMVQWSLPGRPLPSTKVERHGSLTIVTLQRTFDFFDTVQCNASNTYGNATLSCSMPTNYKMLMQYVSTAVGVFVVVLILIPMTSCLLLKKCGRRRNDQTITILKDTDVVMGASSDPAPLRNEPKHITSEITNYYTNDHLYGNMEVEDDSLYMCVGGDHAIYENI
- the LOC105019152 gene encoding myelin-associated glycoprotein isoform X2, whose translation is MGSELPQRYFIYSIWLGVMGVDASSWTAKVPSSVSGLQGSCIIIPCSFNYPEPKPKPSRFTGVWLKDSHEVVYHPDSSRIFKGYRGRTTLVGDLWQKNCSLRITPLHLSDKGPFFFRIEMEDLNKYSYIHAKVSIAVSSSPDSPSLSVKEEVKVGGVVSASCSVFYTCPSEPPLLTWSHTRTPSIQSQQLVNGQWELTSSLTFTSTMKDNKALVCTAEYRGGKKVNSSKTLNIKYAPVDVKVEVASNVKEGTSVELKCSSNSNPAPHSFRWHNSKGPLPSRRSTIKLERVTRLTEALYCTAINTEGQGQSSSLKVHVEYRPEIRVGSACTADFSIITCLCIVDWEPPGMVQWSLPGRPLPSTKVERHGSLTIVTLQRTFDFFDTVQCNASNTYGNATLSCSMPTNYKMLMQYVSTAVGVFVVVLILIPMTSCLLLKKCGRRRNDQTITILKDTDVVMGASSDPAPLRNEPKHITSEITNYYTNDHLYGNMEVEDDSLYMCVGGDHAIYENI